One genomic region from Bacteroidales bacterium encodes:
- a CDS encoding DUF4340 domain-containing protein, whose amino-acid sequence MKRNKILIIIAVVLAAAAIILIFQNRRNTLRTDRVEFAINDTSSVTKIYMADMQGNEVLLKKETPSHWTLNDSMTARIDGVEMLLNTMSRLAVKAPVPRASYNTVIKRLASTSIKVEIYQQKYRIKLFNRIKWFPHEKLVRTYYVGSSTPDNQGSFMLKEGSDTPFVVYLPGLRGYVSARYTAFASDWRDHSIFAKNPAEIRKIKLDFFQEPDQSYTLEKPSASEVILTPAASGKPLDNFDTTRVIEFFNAFRNIRFEAAFENITKSYKDSILQQPPVHRITITDTTGNSRTITTYRRDNLNLQEDFDGNLLPYDIDRLYALLPEGNDLVIIQYFVFDPITRPLDWFRGEDEESR is encoded by the coding sequence ATGAAAAGAAACAAGATATTAATCATCATCGCAGTGGTGCTGGCCGCAGCAGCGATAATATTAATCTTCCAAAACCGAAGAAACACGTTGCGAACGGATCGGGTAGAATTTGCCATCAACGACACCAGTAGCGTGACGAAAATTTATATGGCCGATATGCAAGGCAACGAGGTGCTGCTGAAAAAAGAAACGCCATCGCACTGGACCCTCAACGACAGCATGACAGCCCGAATTGATGGTGTAGAAATGCTGCTGAACACCATGTCAAGGCTGGCTGTAAAAGCTCCCGTGCCACGCGCCAGTTACAACACGGTGATAAAACGCCTGGCGTCCACCTCGATAAAAGTGGAGATTTATCAACAGAAATATCGCATCAAACTTTTTAACCGCATCAAATGGTTTCCGCACGAAAAACTTGTCCGTACCTATTACGTGGGAAGTTCCACGCCCGACAACCAGGGATCGTTCATGCTCAAAGAAGGCAGCGACACGCCTTTTGTGGTGTACCTGCCAGGGCTCAGAGGTTACGTTTCGGCACGCTATACCGCCTTTGCCAGCGACTGGCGCGACCACTCCATCTTTGCTAAAAACCCTGCGGAAATTCGTAAGATAAAACTGGATTTCTTTCAGGAACCCGACCAATCTTATACGCTCGAAAAGCCTAGCGCCAGCGAAGTAATATTAACACCTGCCGCTAGTGGGAAGCCTCTCGACAACTTTGACACTACACGCGTCATTGAGTTTTTCAATGCTTTTCGCAATATCCGTTTCGAGGCAGCCTTCGAAAACATCACCAAAAGTTACAAAGATTCCATCCTGCAGCAACCACCTGTGCACCGGATTACCATAACCGACACCACCGGCAACAGCCGCACCATCACCACCTACCGTCGCGATAATCTGAATTTGCAGGAAGACTTCGACGGCAATCTGCTGCCCTACGACATCGACCGCCTTTATGCCCTGCTGCCCGAAGGCAACGATCTGGTGATCATACAATATTTCGTGTTCGATCCCATCACCAGACCGCTCGACTGGTTTAGAGGGGAAGACGAAGAAAGTAGGTAG